The following are from one region of the Segatella oris genome:
- a CDS encoding helix-turn-helix domain-containing protein, with amino-acid sequence MMETARDLNMETDEMQLVVSALRGVGKRIVEVAQTHKPLFAGELFLTGKEVCERLYISPRTLQDYRDRKIIPYTQFAGKILYKASDLERMLEENYK; translated from the coding sequence ATGATGGAAACAGCAAGAGACTTGAACATGGAGACGGACGAGATGCAGCTGGTCGTCTCGGCATTGAGAGGTGTGGGGAAACGGATTGTGGAAGTAGCACAGACGCACAAACCACTCTTTGCTGGCGAACTTTTCCTCACGGGTAAGGAAGTGTGCGAGCGGCTGTATATCAGTCCCCGTACCTTGCAGGACTACCGAGACAGGAAGATTATCCCCTACACGCAGTTTGCAGGAAAGATACTCTACAAGGCTTCGGACTTGGAGAGAATGTTGGAGGAGAATTACAAGTGA